From the genome of Saccharomyces eubayanus strain FM1318 chromosome X, whole genome shotgun sequence, one region includes:
- the RPS4A gene encoding 40S ribosomal protein eS4 — translation MQRHVKVDGKVRTDTTYPAGFMDVITLDATNENFRLVYDVKGRFAVHRITEEEASYKLGKVKKVQLGKKGVPYVVTHDGRTLRYPDPNIKVNDTVKIDLASGKITDFIKFDAGKLVYVTGGRNLGRIGTIVHKERHDGGFDLVHIKDSLDNTFVTRLNNVFVIGEQGKPYISLPKGKGIKLSIAEERDRRRAQQGL, via the coding sequence ATGCAACGTCACGTCAAAGTCGACGGTAAGGTCAGAACCGACACCACCTACCCAGCTGGTTTCATGGATGTCATCACTCTAGATGCCACCAACGAAAACTTCAGATTGGTCTACGACGTCAAGGGTAGATTTGCCGTTCACCGTATCaccgaagaagaagccTCTTACAAATTGGGTAAGGTCAAGAAGGTCCAATTAGGTAAGAAGGGTGTTCCATACGTCGTCACCCACGATGGTAGAACTCTAAGATACCCAGACCCAAACATCAAGGTCAATGACACTGTCAAGATCGATTTGGCCTCTGGTAAGATCACCGACTTCATCAAGTTCGACGCTGGTAAGCTAGTTTACGTTACCGGTGGTCGTAACTTGGGTCGTATCGGTACCATTGTTCACAAGGAAAGACACGATGGTGGTTTCGACTTGGTTCACATCAAGGACTCCTTGGACAACACTTTCGTCACCAGATTGAACAACGTTTTCGTCATTGGTGAACAAGGTAAGCCTTACATTTCTTTGCCAAAGGGTAAGGGTATCAAGTTGTCTATTGCTGAAGAACGTGACAGAAGAAGAGCTCAACAAGGTTTATAA
- the DAN1 gene encoding Dan1p yields the protein MVKITTAATAVALATSAAATSATTTLSPYDERVNLVELAVYVSDIRAHLADYYAFQGSHPTETYPPEIASAVFNYGEFTTMLTGISGDEVTRMITGVPWYSTRLKAAIAQALSDDGIDTALPTSTSTSAETTASSAETTASSAETTTSSAEVTSSNDAVTSASGSVVNPTSSAASSPASAASVASSASISSVITRNGNETSSSAFNSKITSVVYGNNATLTATKVSTDDATITSCKGGCTKEDTTSTKTQLSTVKTTVTSCSAGVCSTLTAPITTATSSASHAIEINTNGAHKFGNGGVLGAAIIAGAAALL from the coding sequence ATGGTTAAGATAACTACTGCAGCTACTGCCGTCGCGCTAGCGACAAGTGCCGCCGCTACTTCTGCGACCACCACTTTATCTCCATATGACGAAAGAGTTAATTTGGTTGAATTGGCTGTTTATGTCTCCGATATCAGGGCCCATCTAGCCGACTACTACGCTTTCCAAGGATCGCACCCAACTGAAACATACCCCCCAGAAATTGCCAGCGCTGTTTTCAATTACGGTGAATTCACTACCATGTTGACCGGTATTTCAGGAGACGAAGTCACTAGAATGATCACTGGTGTCCCATGGTACTCTACCAGATTAAAGGCTGCCATTGCTCAAGCGCTTTCGGACGACGGTATTGACACTGCTTTACCAACATCTACCTCAACTTCCGCTGAAACTACTGCCTCTTCTGCTGAAACTACTGCCTCTTCTGCTGAAACTACTACCTCTTCTGCTGAAGTCACTTCATCCAATGACGCTGTTACCTCAGCTTCAGGTTCCGTCGTTAATCCTACTTCTTCTGCTGCTTCTTCCCCAGCTTCTGCTGCTTCTGTGGCTTCTTCTGCCTCGATCTCTTCAGTTATTACTAGAAATGGCAATGAAACTTCCAGTAGTGCTTTCAACAGTAAAATCACATCCGTTGTATATGGTAATAATGCAACTTTGACAGCCACTAAAGTCTCGACTGATGACGCTACCATTACTAGCTGCAAGGGTGGTTGCACTAAAGAAGACACCACTTCAACCAAAACTCAACTTTCCACCGTTAAGACCACTGTGACGAGTTGTTCAGCCGGTGTCTGCTCCACTTTGACCGCTCCAATCACTACCGCCACTTCATCAGCTTCTCATGCTATTGAAATTAACACGAACGGTGCTCATAAGTTCGGGAATGGAGGCGTTTTGGGTGCTGCTATCATTGCTGGTGCCGCTGCTTTATTATAA
- the MGM101 gene encoding Mgm101p, protein MMRTTLRIRGHASHVAQVCQMRTAASSAGTAAAGTAGIVKKSYNSTESKSAFAAKPEASNGNGMKEYSGSLNTRLGGTPLESRSTPTNTLNGSHKPVREEIDWYTSWYGLGMKPFESQVQKELVQPLEPKDIEVKPDGLIYLPEIKYRRILNKAFGAGGWGLVPRSETIVTSKLVTREYGLICHGQLISVARGEQDYFSESGIPTATEGCKSNALMRCCKDLGVGSELWDPVFIKKFKVEHCTEKFVEHVTTKRKKKIWLRKDRQVEYPYK, encoded by the coding sequence ATGATGAGAACCACCCTAAGAATCAGAGGACACGCGTCGCATGTTGCTCAGGTTTGCCAGATGAGGACGGCTGCGAGTAGCGCAGGTACTGCTGCAGCAGGGACAGCTGGAATagtaaagaaaagttaCAATAGTACAGAAAGCAAATCTGCGTTTGCAGCAAAACCGGAGGCTAGCAATGGAAACGGCATGAAGGAATATTCGGGTAGTCTTAACACCAGACTCGGGGGCACACCTTTGGAATCCCGCAGCACGCCCACTAATACTTTGAACGGTAGTCATAAGCCGGTCAGGGAAGAAATTGACTGGTACACTTCGTGGTATGGGCTAGGTATGAAGCCATTCGAATCGCAAGTGCAGAAGGAGCTGGTTCAACCTTTGGAACCTAAGGATATCGAAGTCAAACCAGACGGGTTGATTTACCTGCCTGAGATTAAATACCGTAGGATTTTGAACAAGGCATTTGGAGCAGGCGGGTGGGGGTTGGTCCCRAGGTCGGAAACTATAGTAACGTCCAAACTAGTGACCAGGGAGTACGGGCTTATTTGCCACGGCCAATTGATCAGTGTGGCCAGAGGTGAGCAAGACTATTTCAGCGAATCTGGTATACCAACAGCCACAGAAGGTTGTAAGAGTAATGCCCTGATGAGATGTTGCAAGGATCTCGGTGTCGGGTCCGAGTTATGGGATCCTGTTTTCataaaaaagttcaaaGTCGAACATTGCACTGAGAAGTTTGTCGAGCATGTTACCAccaagaggaaaaagaagatttggTTAAGAAAGGACAGACAGGTCGAGTACCCTTATAAATAG
- the BAT2 gene encoding branched-chain-amino-acid transaminase BAT2: MTLAPLDASKVKITTTEHPSEPKPNDQLVFGRSFTDHMLTVEWTAANGWDVPEIKPYQNLSLDPSAYVFHYAFELFEGMKAYRTVDNKITMFRPDMNMKRMNKSAQRICLPAFDSEELIALIAKLIQQDKRLIPEGKGYSLYIRPTMIGTTAGLGVSTPDRALLYVICSPVGPYYKTGFKAVRLEATDYATRAWPGGCGDKKLGANYAPCVLPQLQAASRGYQQNLWLFGPENNITEVGTMNAFFVFKDTETGKKELVTAPLDGTILEGVTRDSILTLAKERLDLDEWTISERYCTIGEVSERSKKGELVEAFGSGTAAIVSPIKEIGWKGEPINIPLLPGEQTGPLTKEVAQWINQIQYGEVEHGNWSRVITDLN; this comes from the coding sequence atgacCTTAGCGCCCTTAGATGCCTCCAAAGTCAAGATTACCACCACCGAACACCCATCGGAGCCAAAACCAAACGACCAGCTGGTCTTTGGTAGAAGCTTCACCGACCACATGCTAACTGTGGAGTGGACCGCGGCAAACGGGTGGGACGTCCCGGAGATCAAGCCCTACCAGAATCTGTCACTGGACCCATCCGCGTACGTGTTCCACTATGCTTTTGAGCTGTTCGAAGGTATGAAGGCTTACAGGACAGTTGACAATAAAATCACAATGTTCCGCCCAGACATGAACATGAAGCGTATGAATAAGTCTGCCCAACGAATTTGTCTGCCAGCTTTCGACTCGGAGGAGTTAATTGCCTTGATTGCAAAGCTGATCCAACAAGATAAGCGTTTGATTCCGGAGGGAAAGGGCTACTCTTTGTACATCAGGCCGACTATGATTGGCACTACGGCCGGCCTGGGTGTCTCCACGCCAGACAGAGCCTTGCTATATGTCATTTGTTCCCCCGTGGGCCCTTACTACAAGACCGGTTTCAAAGCGGTTAGGCTGGAAGCCACTGATTACGCCACAAGGGCTTGGCCGGGCGGCTGTGGTGACAAGAAATTGGGCGCCAACTATGCTCCTTGCGTCCTACCACAGTTGCAGGCCGCCTCAAGAGGTTACCAACAGAACTTGTGGTTGTTTGGCCCAGAGAATAATATCACTGAAGTAGGCACCATGAACGCAttctttgtcttcaaaGACACCGAAACAGGCAAGAAGGAACTGGTCACTGCCCCATTGGACGGCACCATTCTGGAAGGTGTCACGAGAGATTCCATATTAACCCTCGCCAAGGAAAGGCTCGATTTAGATGAATGGACTATTAGTGAACGCTACTGCACCATAGGCGAAGTTTCTGAGAGATCCAAAAAAGGCGAACTAGTAGAGGCTTTCGGTTCTGGTACAGCTGCCATCGTTTCTCccatcaaagaaatcgGCTGGAAGGGCGAACCTATCAACATCCCATTACTGCCCGGCGAGCAAACGGGACCATTGACCAAGGAAGTTGCCCAATGGATTAACCAAATCCAATACGGCGAAGTTGAACATGGCAATTGGTCAAGGGTCATCACCGATTTGAACTGA
- the PMT4 gene encoding dolichyl-phosphate-mannose-protein mannosyltransferase encodes MSVPKKRIHGKSSPPTGDVDDPQLKYTKGASKCEQISEHWLLQSLPAPQSHYSFWATVVTLVAFAARFYKIWYPKEVVFDEVHFGKFASYYLERSYFFDVHPPFAKMMIGFIGWLCGYDGSFKFDEIGYSYETHPAPYIAYRSFNAILGTLTVPIMFNTLKELNFKPITCAFASLLVAIDTAHVTETRLILLDAILIISIAATMYCYVRFYKCQLRQPFTWSWYIWLHATGLSLSFVISTKYVGVMTYSAIGFAVVVNLWQLLDIKAGLSLRLFMKHFSKRLNGLVLIPFLIYLFWFWVHFTVLNTSGPGDAFMSAEFQETLYDSPLNIDSKVVNYFDIITLKHQDTDVFLHSHLAHYPQRYEDGRISSAGQQVTGYAHPDFNNQWEVLPPHDSDIGKGQAVLLNQHVRLRHVATDTYLLAHDVASPFYPTNEEVTAVSLEDGDGESYPETLFTFQPLKKSDEGHILKSKTVYFRLFHVDTSVALWTHNDELLPDWGFQQQEVNGNKKVTDPSNNWAIDEIVNLDEDRKVYVPKVVKPLPFLKKWIETQKSMFEHNNKLSSEHPFASEPYSWPGSLSGVSFWTNGDEKKQIYFIGNIIGWWFQVVSLAVFVGIIVADLLTRHRGYYALNKITREKLYGPLMFFFISWCCHYFPFFLMARQKFLHHYLPAHLIACLFSGALWEVIFSNCKSLNLETDEDVPGTPYEKNPKIYVKPYAVFLVCASTAVIWCFVYFAPLVYGDVSLSPSEVVSREWFDIELNYSK; translated from the coding sequence ATGTCTGTGCCCAAGAAACGTATCCATGGAAAGTCGTCGCCTCCCACCGGGGACGTGGATGATCCTCAGTTGAAATACACAAAGGGCGCGTCAAAATGTGAACAAATCTCTGAACACTGGCTATTACAATCATTACCTGCGCCACAATCGCACTATAGCTTCTGGGCTACTGTGGTTACTTTAGTCGCCTTTGCTGCTAGATTTTATAAGATTTGGTATCCTAAGgaagttgtttttgatgAAGTACATTTCGGGAAGTTTGCATCTTATTATTTGGAAAGATCgtatttctttgatgttCATCCCCCATTTGCTAAGATGATGATTGGCTTCATCGGTTGGTTATGTGGTTATGACGGTTCCTTCAAATTTGATGAGATTGGATACAGTTACGAAACACATCCAGCCCCATATATAGCGTACCGTTCCTTTAATGCCATATTGGGTACTTTGACCGTACCAATCATGTTTAacactttgaaagaattgaacTTTAAGCCTATTACATGTGCATTTGCATCCCTTTTGGTTGCAATCGATACCGCCCACGTTACAGAAACAAGATTGATTCTTCTGGATGCTATTTTGATCATTTCCATTGCTGCTACTATGTACTGCTACGTCCGTTTCTACAAGTGCCAACTGCGCCAACCATTTACATGGAGTTGGTACATTTGGTTGCATGCTACCGGTTTGTCTTTGTCATTCGTCATTTCCACAAAATATGTTGGTGTTATGACTTACTCTGCTATTGGTTTTGCAGTGGTAGTAAACCTGTGGCAATTATTGGATATCAAGGCCGGTTTATCTTTAAGATTGTTTATGAAACATTTCAGCAAAAGGCTAAACGGCCTTGTGTTGATCCCTTTTTTGATTTACTTGTTTTGGTTCTGGGTTCACTTTACCGTATTGAATACTTCAGGCCCGGGCGATGCGTTTATGTCTGCGGAATTCCAGGAAACATTGTATGATTCTCCGTTAAATATTGATTCAAAGGTAGTTAACTATTTCGACATTATTACCCTCAAACACCAGGATACAGACGTGTTCTTACACTCGCACTTGGCGCATTATCCACAACGTTATGAAGATGGTCGTATCTCCTCTGCTGGCCAGCAAGTGACTGGTTATGCACACCCTGATTTTAATAACCAATGGGAGGTGTTACCACCACATGACAGTGATATCGGTAAAGGTCAAGCGGTTCTCTTGAACCAGCATGTCAGATTAAGACACGTAGCCACTGACACCTACTTGTTAGCCCATGATGTGGCTTCACCATTCTACCCCACTAATGAGGAAGTTACCGCTGTATCATTAGAAGACGGTGACGGAGAGTCATATCCGGAAactttatttacttttcaaccactaaaaaaatcagaTGAGGGCCATATCTTGAAAAGTAAGACTGTTTATTTCCGACTTTTCCATGTTGACACCTCTGTAGCCTTGTGGACACACAATGACGAACTATTGCCTGATTGGGGGTTCCAACAACAGGAGGTTAACGGTAACAAGAAAGTCACTGACCCTTCGAATAATTGGGCTATCGATGAAATCGTTAACTTGGATGAAGACCGAAAGGTATATGTTCCAAAGGTTGTTAAGCCATTaccatttttgaagaaatggatCGAAACTCAAAAATCCATGTTCGAGCACAACAATAAACTGTCGTCGGAGCATCCATTTGCCTCTGAACCATACAGTTGGCCCGGTAGTTTAAGCGGTGTTTCATTCTGGACTAATGGTGAtgagaagaaacaaatctATTTCATCGGTAACATTATTGGGTGGTGGTTCCAGGTTGTTTCATTGGCCGTTTTTGTCGGCATTATCGTGGCCGATTTGCTTACAAGACATCGCGGTTACTATGCTTTAAACAAGATAACAAGAGAGAAGTTATATGGACCAttaatgtttttcttcatttcctGGTGTTGTCACTATTTCCCGTTCTTTTTGATGGCTCGTCAAAAGTTTCTGCATCATTACTTACCAGCTCATTTAATCGCTTGTTTATTTTCGGGGGCATTATGGGAGGTTATCTTCAGTAATTGcaaatctttgaatttggaaacCGATGAAGATGTTCCAGGTACACCTTATGAAAAGAACCCCAAGATTTACGTCAAACCATATGCAGTGTTTTTGGTGTGTGCCTCCACTGCTGTCATTTGGTGCTTTGTCTACTTTGCACCATTGGTATATGGTGACGTCAGCTTATCTCCATCAGAAGTCGTTTCTAGGGAATGGTTCGACATCGAATTGAACTATTCGAAGTGA
- the HMS2 gene encoding Hms2p — protein sequence MCLSVARGPTQYRAMMDAISTMELSDVFVSELFRLLQSNAYSDIIQWSPDGSRFIIWNTDQFTKVILQRFFSTLPSFASFVRQLGRYKFQKTERLHCKEFFNAHFQRDNLAGLRFVKTTRRSPPAKKLSKACAYRWDPFKVNSILSKAVGKPSFEKLEKNVDTLQGNLDEVTSNNAESLRIIKEINAGLQTLSYHQFHAYQMANFLQANFEAIRKAACQQQQQQQQQQRRQDPRRRRLLLLMAGTCDTSKTPLVRLLKSMNFSIDTATQWHPLLNLDTYDLLFVAVSPYMPEDEIVYFKKLRNLLPSFPIVGVMNNLTSALDTNTSPSNYSRYYCNHFLRLGFNDILVSPFTPTQLTTLLSKHFPT from the coding sequence ATGTGTCTGTCTGTCGCGCGTGGCCCCACGCAATATAGAGCCATGATGGACGCAATCTCGACGATGGAGCTGTCTGATGTGTTCGTGAGCGAGCTGTTCCGGCTGCTGCAGAGCAACGCTTACTCGGATATAATCCAGTGGTCGCCCGACGGTAGCAGGTTTATCATCTGGAACACAGACCAGTTCACCAAAGTCATTCTCCAGAGGTTTTTTTCCACGTTGCCGAGTTTCGCATCGTTCGTGCGGCAGTTGGGCAGGTATAAGTTCCAGAAGACCGAAAGGTTGCATTGTAAAGAGTTTTTCAACGCCCATTTCCAAAGAGACAACCTGGCTGGCCTGCGTTTTGTAAAGACCACACGCAGGTCGCCGCCGGCAAAGAAACTGTCCAAGGCCTGTGCTTACCGCTGGGACCCTTTTAAAGTGAACTCCATTCTCAGCAAGGCTGTCGGTAAGCCGTCGTTCGAAAAACTGGAGAAAAACGTCGATACTCTGCAGGGCAACCTCGATGAGGTCACCTCGAACAACGCAGAGAGCCTGCGGATTATAAAAGAGATCAATGCGGGCTTGCAGACGCTCTCCTACCACCAGTTCCATGCCTACCAGATGGCCAATTTTCTGCAAGCGAACTTCGAAGCCATCAGGAAAGCCGCCTgccagcagcagcagcagcagcagcagcagcagcggCGGCAAGACCCAAGGCGCCGCCGCCTGCTGCTCCTGATGGCAGGCACGTGCGACACATCGAAAACGCCCCTGGTGCGCTTGCTCAAGTCCATGAACTTCTCCATCGACACAGCCACCCAGTGGCACCCGCTGCTGAATCTTGACACGTACGACCTGCTTTTCGTCGCCGTGTCCCCCTACATGCCCGAAGACGAGATTGTCTACTTCAAGAAACTCCGGAACCTGTTGCCCAGCTTCCCCATAGTCGGCGTCATGAACAACCTCACCTCTGCCCTCGACACGAACACTTCCCCCTCCAACTACTCCCGCTACTACTGCAACCATTTCCTGCGATTGGGCTTCAACGACATCCTGGTGAGCCCCTTCACCCCAACCCAGCTTACAACCCTCCTCTCGAAACATTTTCCGACGTGA